In the Methanobacterium sp. Maddingley MBC34 genome, one interval contains:
- a CDS encoding Mg chelatase, cobalamin biosynthesis protein CobN (PFAM: CobN/Magnesium Chelatase; Protein of unknown function (DUF3344); CARDB), with the protein MQKKAPLLLMVMVSFLFFCGTASASELPVTTNHSGTVSGDLYVNATQPTPFNEQDLNSSGVTQEASFNFAPSGYTNVTYAKLYTLVYVAGTEYRECVVNVSFDGNNDGIYETILESGTTLKTPSSGDGTVYWQNDHISRVYSDYLLTYDVTSYINSGTVAAKVQTARGSSNMDGRIKYLALVVAYNDGDNDRIQYWINDGHQWFSSQNTRQTTFDTSNITPGWDNAELEVVHSSTTDAGYNFNGETKVGNSPPGGIYFMVNNWNVTDDLTAGESSTLKYTHNQGASCKITIATLKVHYTGSADTRADLVQEGFVVPDGLVANQTYQLNATVSNYGNADAGTFVVTLYDNDQPVESQTVNGLAKGTSKTVIFNWKPDIAGSHNLKVIIDLLNQVEESNETNNQFNKLVNVEIPRSDLVTTNLTVPENPLVNQTYHLNATIKNQGLADAGSFVVQLYDGSILVDSKTVNGLVAGGTTILEFDWKPVSIGSHDLKLLLDTTNQVDEANETNNQFNRYVIMGDESVINVFIISDSPGTNIANMAAQEILQDLDGTVSIQIRSCAQVEAMSEDELRAYLDSCDIFIGEWITTDAATLLTEVLTAHPEVANKLNGVFLILEPPVSVTPSSVALMKYSSINGVKLLENFTTEQLMDYYQHTTTGYDYNNTVNYLKTVNFPDLYNKATLYKNLNDKVNLHNQILWALNLIGFQTNYQEPTFSSGKQEYGIYRYRWYTLEEYMAAYFDSSRQGCVGIIESTKYVNAQELQPYYAIIEALEARGLNVIPVTAYGGSEEQLKVMLEYFTNATDINSFLLDPTNYLSRVDAIVSMPAYGLGGDNFTATTNFFDALGVPVFRAIHSDSLSNAEWYLSTSGLPTNSGDKWWHIAIGEAQGEIDPTFVGGKLTGIDSSTGAAIVGYVPQEENINSMADKVKGWVQLTYTVNALKKVALIYYNYPPGKNNIGASYLDPIQSILNLLNILKSQGYTVENIPANATELEKLMLAQGINVANWAPGEVEKLANNPNVVLYSVDEYMVWFKQLDELTQLYVTQGPVAYIGELCKKAVQLGYTSKSDYIQELNDKIDSWQTQILTLVPTNQTNAATPLLNAIASSLKNYVSTQNDTYWTDYLNYKAQFLALNVSGMSGWGEAPGDIMVVERNGKKYFVLPGIQFGNVFIGPEPQRGWEGDIDKLYHSTVVPPHHQYLAFFAWLQQQGTDAMVYIGRHATHEWLPGKEVILAPTDFPNIVTGSVPQIYFYISDGLAEGIQAKRRANAVIIDHLTPPMTYTSLYGGLAQLAQLAEDYDSANSTEKLSIISQIRDLIATNDLESGMGVDTDVLNGDDLIKAVNTYISDIQDTLYPYGLDVIGQKWSDEQIALMVTSMLSVAFQTSGGGETTLQNEISLIFLGKTESALSATEKDEVQGLCVGVVESLIYSNATAIASELTSNPSNNFILALEKAKTYINLLNESVDNEIKSFLTALNGGFVAPGPGGDPISNPDVLPTGRNFYQDQAAEIPTKEAYEYGKTLALLLLSGINDSTNKVAIGIWCVETARDDGALVSMVLYLLGMEPQWSDSPSAGVNGQKLKEMPVYVELNDLVRPAGWSKKRIDAIIITSGLFRDLYSRQAGLLDNAFRIALARSYYTILEDSTLKAKYGDKIKAALDPIMEGIGYYGVGSESLNDNYVALDWVNDFEYYLSINMTPEDAGEMAISRIFAPPEGDYGAGISKALEMSWTWNSTDDLAKYYLERMGHIYSQNNWGTSNPAVFARALTGISTMYSSRNTNLYGVLDNDDYVDYWGGLYNALKYVNNGNSIRWNVLYYPNPENPQSLSIQQSISRELTTRYLNPNYNDGMMSNGGYSTGRYLAKAISNFWKFSDIAPGLTTDGQWNQWAVVYYGSNGNNGLGKWMAANNPFAAQMMISKFLNAAMDGNWKGYVTSPAILQQMIEDLGINVRDNSVSCCDCVCGNVALMTWAASQMSPELAAQFKEVLYQATQRKEYQEEEQEQEPEKPKTKPQELAAVQKGQIGATGDQATTDTSDEKGEGSTNEVGDEAGEMTQKSYEVSKSTPSGSAQSGLPFAAVFGVILLVLLVGVGYFKGNIIGLFSMFKK; encoded by the coding sequence ATGCAGAAAAAAGCACCATTACTACTAATGGTAATGGTGTCTTTTTTATTTTTTTGTGGAACAGCTTCCGCATCAGAACTACCGGTAACCACCAATCACAGTGGAACAGTCTCTGGTGACCTTTATGTTAATGCTACCCAGCCCACACCATTCAATGAACAGGATCTAAATAGCAGTGGGGTGACCCAGGAGGCCTCATTTAATTTCGCACCTTCCGGTTACACCAATGTTACATATGCCAAGCTGTACACCCTGGTGTATGTGGCAGGAACTGAATATCGTGAGTGTGTAGTCAATGTTTCTTTTGATGGAAACAACGATGGCATCTATGAAACAATCCTGGAAAGTGGCACTACTTTAAAAACACCATCCAGTGGTGACGGAACTGTTTACTGGCAGAATGATCACATCAGCCGGGTTTACTCAGACTACCTCCTAACATATGATGTGACATCTTACATCAACAGTGGAACCGTGGCAGCTAAAGTGCAAACTGCACGTGGTTCCAGTAACATGGATGGAAGAATTAAATATCTGGCCCTGGTGGTGGCCTACAACGATGGGGATAACGATCGCATCCAGTACTGGATAAATGATGGACACCAATGGTTCAGCAGCCAGAACACTCGCCAGACAACCTTTGATACATCTAATATCACTCCTGGCTGGGACAATGCAGAATTAGAAGTTGTCCATTCATCAACCACTGATGCCGGATATAACTTCAACGGGGAAACCAAAGTTGGGAACAGTCCACCCGGTGGTATTTACTTCATGGTAAACAACTGGAATGTTACCGATGATCTGACTGCTGGTGAATCCAGCACCTTAAAGTACACCCACAATCAGGGAGCATCCTGTAAGATCACCATTGCCACCTTAAAAGTCCACTACACCGGATCAGCAGATACACGGGCGGACCTGGTTCAGGAAGGTTTTGTTGTTCCTGATGGTCTGGTTGCAAATCAGACCTACCAGTTGAATGCCACAGTATCCAACTATGGTAACGCTGATGCCGGGACATTTGTGGTAACGCTCTATGATAATGACCAGCCGGTGGAGAGCCAGACTGTGAATGGTCTGGCCAAGGGTACCAGCAAAACAGTTATTTTCAATTGGAAACCTGACATCGCTGGTTCACACAACCTGAAAGTGATAATTGATCTCTTGAATCAGGTGGAAGAATCCAATGAAACCAACAACCAGTTTAACAAACTCGTCAATGTGGAAATACCAAGATCAGACCTGGTAACTACCAACTTAACAGTTCCAGAAAACCCTCTAGTTAACCAGACCTACCATTTAAATGCCACCATCAAAAACCAGGGACTAGCTGATGCCGGATCCTTTGTGGTGCAACTCTATGATGGTTCTATTTTAGTGGATAGTAAAACTGTGAATGGTTTGGTTGCTGGGGGTACTACCATACTTGAATTTGACTGGAAACCAGTTTCAATTGGTTCACACGATCTTAAATTATTACTGGACACTACCAACCAGGTAGATGAGGCTAATGAAACCAACAACCAGTTTAATCGTTACGTGATCATGGGTGATGAGAGTGTCATAAACGTGTTCATCATTAGTGACTCACCTGGTACCAACATAGCTAATATGGCTGCCCAGGAAATACTCCAAGATCTTGATGGAACAGTTTCCATACAGATCAGGAGTTGTGCTCAAGTGGAAGCAATGAGTGAAGATGAACTCAGGGCTTACCTGGATTCATGTGATATATTTATTGGGGAATGGATAACCACCGATGCTGCAACTTTACTCACTGAAGTTTTAACAGCCCATCCAGAGGTTGCAAACAAGTTAAACGGAGTTTTCCTTATACTGGAACCTCCAGTTTCGGTTACACCTTCTTCAGTGGCGCTCATGAAGTATTCCTCTATTAATGGAGTTAAACTCTTGGAGAACTTCACCACTGAACAGTTGATGGATTACTATCAACACACCACGACGGGATATGACTACAATAATACTGTGAACTATTTGAAGACTGTAAATTTCCCTGATTTATACAACAAAGCCACTCTCTACAAGAACCTGAATGATAAAGTCAATTTGCACAATCAGATACTCTGGGCTCTTAACTTAATTGGATTCCAGACTAATTACCAGGAACCCACATTCTCCTCTGGGAAACAGGAGTACGGTATCTACAGATATAGGTGGTACACTTTAGAAGAGTACATGGCGGCCTATTTTGACAGTAGTAGGCAGGGATGTGTGGGGATTATTGAAAGTACCAAGTACGTTAACGCCCAGGAACTTCAACCTTACTATGCCATAATAGAAGCATTGGAAGCTAGAGGACTTAATGTTATACCTGTCACTGCTTACGGTGGGTCTGAAGAACAGTTGAAGGTTATGTTGGAATATTTTACCAACGCCACTGATATTAACAGTTTCCTCCTGGACCCTACCAATTACTTGAGCAGGGTGGATGCTATTGTTTCCATGCCTGCCTATGGGCTGGGTGGGGATAACTTCACTGCAACTACAAACTTTTTCGATGCACTGGGTGTGCCAGTTTTCAGAGCCATACATTCAGACTCTCTTTCCAATGCAGAATGGTATTTAAGCACCAGTGGATTGCCCACCAATTCCGGAGACAAATGGTGGCATATAGCCATTGGGGAAGCCCAGGGAGAGATCGACCCCACCTTCGTAGGGGGCAAGTTAACAGGCATAGATTCCTCAACTGGAGCAGCTATCGTTGGATATGTGCCCCAAGAGGAGAATATCAACAGTATGGCAGATAAAGTCAAGGGATGGGTACAGTTGACGTACACGGTTAACGCCCTCAAAAAAGTGGCCCTCATTTATTACAACTACCCTCCGGGTAAAAATAACATTGGAGCCAGCTACCTGGATCCAATACAGAGTATACTGAACTTACTTAACATATTAAAAAGCCAGGGCTATACTGTGGAGAATATCCCTGCCAATGCCACTGAGCTTGAAAAATTAATGTTAGCCCAGGGAATTAACGTGGCCAACTGGGCTCCAGGAGAAGTGGAGAAACTGGCCAATAATCCCAATGTAGTACTTTATTCCGTTGATGAGTATATGGTCTGGTTCAAGCAGCTTGATGAACTAACCCAGCTGTACGTGACCCAGGGGCCAGTGGCTTACATTGGAGAACTTTGTAAAAAAGCGGTTCAACTGGGATACACCAGTAAATCGGATTATATACAGGAATTAAATGATAAGATTGATTCATGGCAAACACAAATCCTGACACTGGTACCCACCAATCAGACGAATGCAGCCACCCCTCTACTGAATGCCATAGCCAGCAGTCTGAAAAACTACGTGTCCACTCAAAATGATACTTATTGGACTGACTATCTTAACTACAAGGCCCAGTTCCTGGCCCTAAATGTCAGTGGAATGTCTGGTTGGGGAGAAGCCCCTGGTGACATAATGGTAGTGGAGAGGAATGGTAAAAAGTACTTCGTCCTGCCAGGAATACAATTCGGGAACGTATTCATCGGCCCTGAACCACAGCGAGGATGGGAAGGGGACATTGACAAACTTTACCACAGTACAGTAGTACCACCCCACCACCAGTACCTGGCATTTTTTGCATGGTTACAGCAGCAGGGAACAGATGCCATGGTTTACATTGGACGACACGCCACCCATGAATGGTTACCTGGAAAAGAGGTAATTTTAGCACCCACCGATTTCCCAAACATTGTAACTGGTAGTGTCCCCCAGATTTACTTCTACATTTCAGATGGGCTGGCTGAAGGTATTCAGGCCAAACGTAGAGCTAACGCAGTCATAATTGATCATTTAACTCCACCCATGACTTACACTTCACTATATGGAGGTTTGGCTCAACTAGCACAGCTGGCTGAGGATTATGATTCTGCTAACAGCACGGAGAAACTGAGCATAATCAGCCAGATCAGGGATCTTATTGCAACCAATGACTTAGAAAGCGGTATGGGTGTGGATACTGATGTGTTGAATGGAGATGACTTGATAAAAGCGGTTAATACCTACATTTCAGATATACAAGACACGCTTTACCCATATGGTTTGGATGTTATCGGTCAAAAATGGAGTGATGAGCAAATAGCTCTGATGGTGACGTCCATGCTTTCAGTGGCCTTCCAGACATCGGGAGGAGGAGAAACAACCTTGCAGAATGAGATCTCCTTAATATTTCTGGGAAAAACAGAAAGCGCTCTATCGGCCACTGAGAAGGATGAAGTGCAGGGCTTATGTGTAGGGGTGGTGGAATCACTAATTTACAGTAATGCAACTGCTATTGCATCAGAACTCACATCCAACCCCTCAAATAACTTTATACTAGCTCTGGAGAAGGCCAAAACCTACATCAACCTCCTGAACGAGAGTGTGGATAACGAGATAAAAAGTTTCCTCACAGCTTTAAACGGAGGGTTCGTAGCTCCAGGGCCTGGAGGAGACCCCATATCCAATCCTGATGTTCTCCCCACTGGAAGAAACTTCTACCAGGATCAGGCTGCGGAGATACCCACCAAAGAAGCATATGAATACGGGAAAACTCTGGCCCTACTGCTTCTTAGCGGAATTAATGACAGCACCAATAAAGTTGCTATTGGTATCTGGTGTGTGGAAACAGCCCGGGATGACGGAGCCCTAGTTTCAATGGTTCTTTATCTTCTGGGAATGGAGCCCCAATGGTCTGATTCACCCAGTGCCGGAGTCAATGGTCAGAAACTCAAGGAAATGCCAGTTTATGTTGAACTGAATGATTTGGTCCGACCAGCAGGCTGGAGTAAGAAAAGAATAGATGCAATAATCATTACCAGCGGCTTGTTCCGTGACCTGTACAGTAGGCAGGCAGGACTCCTGGATAATGCATTCAGAATAGCCCTGGCCCGATCATATTACACCATACTGGAAGATAGTACTCTAAAAGCCAAGTACGGTGACAAGATCAAAGCTGCACTGGATCCCATAATGGAAGGCATAGGGTATTATGGGGTCGGAAGTGAATCTTTAAATGATAACTACGTGGCTCTGGATTGGGTCAATGACTTTGAGTACTATTTATCTATAAATATGACTCCTGAAGATGCGGGTGAAATGGCCATATCACGGATATTCGCACCACCCGAAGGTGACTATGGTGCTGGAATATCCAAAGCCCTGGAAATGAGCTGGACCTGGAACAGCACTGATGATCTGGCCAAGTACTATCTCGAAAGGATGGGTCACATCTACAGTCAAAACAACTGGGGAACATCCAACCCTGCAGTTTTCGCCAGAGCTCTCACTGGAATCAGCACAATGTACTCCAGCAGAAACACCAATCTCTACGGAGTATTAGACAACGATGATTATGTGGATTATTGGGGAGGGCTGTACAACGCCTTGAAATACGTAAATAATGGCAATTCAATAAGATGGAATGTATTATATTACCCCAACCCTGAGAACCCCCAGTCACTTTCAATACAGCAATCTATTAGCCGAGAGTTAACCACCCGTTACCTGAACCCTAACTATAATGATGGAATGATGAGTAATGGTGGGTACAGTACTGGTAGATATCTAGCTAAAGCCATATCTAACTTCTGGAAATTCAGTGATATTGCACCCGGACTTACCACAGATGGGCAATGGAACCAGTGGGCTGTTGTATACTACGGAAGCAATGGTAATAATGGTCTTGGCAAATGGATGGCTGCCAATAACCCCTTCGCGGCCCAAATGATGATATCGAAGTTTTTAAACGCAGCGATGGATGGTAACTGGAAAGGATATGTGACAAGTCCAGCAATATTACAGCAAATGATTGAGGACTTAGGAATAAACGTCAGGGATAATAGTGTATCCTGTTGTGATTGTGTATGTGGTAATGTGGCGCTGATGACCTGGGCTGCCAGCCAAATGAGTCCAGAATTGGCGGCTCAGTTCAAGGAAGTGTTGTACCAGGCCACTCAGCGAAAAGAATATCAGGAAGAAGAACAGGAACAGGAACCAGAAAAACCAAAGACAAAACCACAGGAACTAGCAGCAGTACAAAAAGGTCAAATTGGTGCAACCGGAGATCAGGCAACCACTGATACATCTGATGAAAAAGGAGAAGGTTCCACTAATGAAGTTGGGGATGAAGCTGGAGAAATGACTCAAAAATCATATGAAGTTTCTAAAAGCACACCTTCAGGTTCTGCTCAATCTGGGCTGCCATTTGCAGCAGTTTTTGGAGTTATTTTGCTGGTACTCCTGGTAGGAGTAGGTTACTTTAAAGGAAACATAATAGGATTATTTAGCATGTTTAAAAAATAA